In Vanessa atalanta chromosome 17, ilVanAtal1.2, whole genome shotgun sequence, one DNA window encodes the following:
- the LOC125070237 gene encoding E3 SUMO-protein ligase PIAS3 isoform X1 — protein MVKTRSSARVVNAAQSEPAANGNSSEISSRVKAYENRQRSQKTTTTRNSQALSSGGPGSGNQGKDPLAPAIPGSRTMYQHPAVTGYNPQDSRSQSMPVTARQNPIYASSMYHGYSSAGGATLAPMPSPSPTAPLPPFPVHPDVKFKKLPFYDVLAELMKPSTMMPMQAGRMQEGTFIFHLTPQQATEIASGKDIVGTSNKLDYVIQAQLRFCLLETSCEQEDYFPPSVNVKVNNKMCPLPNPIPTNKPTPEPKRPPRPVNISSLVKLSPTVANTIHVTWAADFTRAYVLSVFMVRKLSSAELLQRLKNKGTKNPDYTRSLIKEKLSEDYDSEIATTSLRVSLMCPLGKMRMSCPCRPGNCPHLQCFDASLFLQMNERKPTWLCPVCDRPAPYDSLVVDGYFQEVLTSSRLASECNEIQLHADGNWSAHVPPARAPQPVQPTTEPVTLISDDLEVIPVDGSNNGAKRAAVGEGRTPKTAEVLVDLTSDSDDELPLKRKLPQPKLSPSSLEATIKTDDAYTTSSAEAVSSSGYRSPSGGAVISLDSPSPPAPASPQNAHSHVSVSHSAQAHLTHDASSPRSTVSNDHCTSNNTEDNDATPSHWAPYAESDRDSHDTYRRY, from the exons ATGGTTAAAACACGATCTTCAGCGAGGGTAGTCAATGCTGCCCAGAGTGAGCCCGCCGCAAATGGAAACTCTTCCGAAATTAGTTCGCGAGTAAAAGCCTATGAGAACAGGCAACGTTCGCAAAAGACCACCACAACTAG GAACAGTCAGGCGCTATCGTCTGGAGGGCCCGGAAGCGGCAATCAGGGCAAAGATCCGCTGGCACCGGCTATCCCGGGCTCTCGTACAATGTATCAGCATCCCGCAGTCACCGGGTACAACCCGCAGGATTCACGGTCACAGTCAATGCCAGTAACG GCTCGTCAGAACCCGATATATGCGAGCAGCATGTACCACGGGTACAGCAGCGCCGGCGGGGCTACGCTGGCGCCCATGCCGTCCCCCTCGCCTACCGCGCCGCTGCCGCCCTTCCCCGTGCATCCAGATGTCAAGTTTAAGAA GTTACCATTTTATGATGTACTGGCGGAGTTAATGAAACCTTCAACGATGATGCCGATGCAGGCAGGTCGTATGCAAGAAGGCACCTTCATATTCCACCTCACACCTCAGCAAGCCACAGAGATCGCGTCAGGGAAAGACATTGTTGGAACTAGTAATAAGCTCGATTATGTTATACAG GCTCAGTTACGATTTTGTCTGCTAGAAACTTCCTGTGAACAAGAAGACTACTTCCCACCTAGTGTTAatgttaaagttaataataagatGTGTCCCTTACCA AATCCAATACCGACAAACAAGCCAACCCCGGAGCCAAAACGACCACCACGACCGGTTAACATCTCATCACTAGTGAAACTATCTCCTACAGTAGCAAATACAATACACGTGACATGGGCTGCAGACTTTACGCGAGCGTACGTGCTTAGCGTGTTCATGGTCAGGAAACTGTCGTCTGCAGAGTTGCTACAGAGGTTGAAGAACAAAGGCACTAAGAATCCTGACTACACACGTTCCTTGA ttaaagaaaaattatcagAAGATTATGACAGTGAAATAGCAACCACATCACTCAGAGTGTCACTTATGTGTCCTTTGGGCAAGATGCGTATGTCATGTCCGTGTCGGCCGGGTAACTGCCCACACTTGCAGTGCTTCGATGCCTCACTGTTCCTACAGATGAATGAGAGGAAACCCACATGGCTGTGTCCCGTGTGTGATAGGCCAGCACCTTATGACTCTTTGGTGGTTGATGG ATATTTCCAAGAAGTACTAACATCGTCACGGCTAGCGAGCGAGTGCAACGAGATTCAGTTGCACGCGGACGGCAACTGGTCCGCGCACGTCCCGCCTGCCAGGGCGCCGCAACCCGTACAACCCACTACCGAACCTGTTACCCTCATATCTGATGATCTCG AAGTAATACCAGTAGATGGTAGTAACAATGGAGCCAAAAGAGCCGCGGTTGGGGAAGGAAGAACACCTAAAACCGCCGAAGTACTAGTGGATCTCACTTCAGACTCAGATGATGAATTACCACTCAAAAGAAAATTGCCACAGCCAAAGCTATCTCCATCCTCTTTGGAAGCTACGATAAAAACTGATGATGCATACACAACATCTAGTG ccGAAGCAGTTTCGTCAAGTGGGTACAGATCGCCTAGTGGCGGTGCAGTAATATCTCTGGACAGTCCTTCTCCTCCCGCGCCCGCGTCTCCGCAGAACGCGCACTCTCACGTGAGCGTCTCACACAGCGCGCAAGCTCACCTCACGCACGACGCATCGTCACCGCGATCTACCGTCTCGAATGATcatt GTACAAGTAATAACACTGAAGATAATGACGCCACCCCATCACACTGGGCACCCTATGCCGAATCAGACAGGGACAGCCATGATACGTATCGAAG GTACTGA
- the LOC125070237 gene encoding E3 SUMO-protein ligase PIAS3 isoform X2 gives MVKTRSSARVVNAAQSEPAANGNSSEISSRVKAYENRQRSQKTTTTRNSQALSSGGPGSGNQGKDPLAPAIPGSRTMYQHPAVTGYNPQDSRSQSMPVTARQNPIYASSMYHGYSSAGGATLAPMPSPSPTAPLPPFPVHPDVKFKKLPFYDVLAELMKPSTMMPMQAGRMQEGTFIFHLTPQQATEIASGKDIVGTSNKLDYVIQAQLRFCLLETSCEQEDYFPPSVNVKVNNKMCPLPNPIPTNKPTPEPKRPPRPVNISSLVKLSPTVANTIHVTWAADFTRAYVLSVFMVRKLSSAELLQRLKNKGTKNPDYTRSLIKEKLSEDYDSEIATTSLRVSLMCPLGKMRMSCPCRPGNCPHLQCFDASLFLQMNERKPTWLCPVCDRPAPYDSLVVDGYFQEVLTSSRLASECNEIQLHADGNWSAHVPPARAPQPVQPTTEPVTLISDDLEVIPVDGSNNGAKRAAVGEGRTPKTAEVLVDLTSDSDDELPLKRKLPQPKLSPSSLEATIKTDDAYTTSSAEAVSSSGYRSPSGGAVISLDSPSPPAPASPQNAHSHVSVSHSAQAHLTHDASSPRSTVSNDHCTSNNTEDNDATPSHWAPYAESDRDSHDTYRR, from the exons ATGGTTAAAACACGATCTTCAGCGAGGGTAGTCAATGCTGCCCAGAGTGAGCCCGCCGCAAATGGAAACTCTTCCGAAATTAGTTCGCGAGTAAAAGCCTATGAGAACAGGCAACGTTCGCAAAAGACCACCACAACTAG GAACAGTCAGGCGCTATCGTCTGGAGGGCCCGGAAGCGGCAATCAGGGCAAAGATCCGCTGGCACCGGCTATCCCGGGCTCTCGTACAATGTATCAGCATCCCGCAGTCACCGGGTACAACCCGCAGGATTCACGGTCACAGTCAATGCCAGTAACG GCTCGTCAGAACCCGATATATGCGAGCAGCATGTACCACGGGTACAGCAGCGCCGGCGGGGCTACGCTGGCGCCCATGCCGTCCCCCTCGCCTACCGCGCCGCTGCCGCCCTTCCCCGTGCATCCAGATGTCAAGTTTAAGAA GTTACCATTTTATGATGTACTGGCGGAGTTAATGAAACCTTCAACGATGATGCCGATGCAGGCAGGTCGTATGCAAGAAGGCACCTTCATATTCCACCTCACACCTCAGCAAGCCACAGAGATCGCGTCAGGGAAAGACATTGTTGGAACTAGTAATAAGCTCGATTATGTTATACAG GCTCAGTTACGATTTTGTCTGCTAGAAACTTCCTGTGAACAAGAAGACTACTTCCCACCTAGTGTTAatgttaaagttaataataagatGTGTCCCTTACCA AATCCAATACCGACAAACAAGCCAACCCCGGAGCCAAAACGACCACCACGACCGGTTAACATCTCATCACTAGTGAAACTATCTCCTACAGTAGCAAATACAATACACGTGACATGGGCTGCAGACTTTACGCGAGCGTACGTGCTTAGCGTGTTCATGGTCAGGAAACTGTCGTCTGCAGAGTTGCTACAGAGGTTGAAGAACAAAGGCACTAAGAATCCTGACTACACACGTTCCTTGA ttaaagaaaaattatcagAAGATTATGACAGTGAAATAGCAACCACATCACTCAGAGTGTCACTTATGTGTCCTTTGGGCAAGATGCGTATGTCATGTCCGTGTCGGCCGGGTAACTGCCCACACTTGCAGTGCTTCGATGCCTCACTGTTCCTACAGATGAATGAGAGGAAACCCACATGGCTGTGTCCCGTGTGTGATAGGCCAGCACCTTATGACTCTTTGGTGGTTGATGG ATATTTCCAAGAAGTACTAACATCGTCACGGCTAGCGAGCGAGTGCAACGAGATTCAGTTGCACGCGGACGGCAACTGGTCCGCGCACGTCCCGCCTGCCAGGGCGCCGCAACCCGTACAACCCACTACCGAACCTGTTACCCTCATATCTGATGATCTCG AAGTAATACCAGTAGATGGTAGTAACAATGGAGCCAAAAGAGCCGCGGTTGGGGAAGGAAGAACACCTAAAACCGCCGAAGTACTAGTGGATCTCACTTCAGACTCAGATGATGAATTACCACTCAAAAGAAAATTGCCACAGCCAAAGCTATCTCCATCCTCTTTGGAAGCTACGATAAAAACTGATGATGCATACACAACATCTAGTG ccGAAGCAGTTTCGTCAAGTGGGTACAGATCGCCTAGTGGCGGTGCAGTAATATCTCTGGACAGTCCTTCTCCTCCCGCGCCCGCGTCTCCGCAGAACGCGCACTCTCACGTGAGCGTCTCACACAGCGCGCAAGCTCACCTCACGCACGACGCATCGTCACCGCGATCTACCGTCTCGAATGATcatt GTACAAGTAATAACACTGAAGATAATGACGCCACCCCATCACACTGGGCACCCTATGCCGAATCAGACAGGGACAGCCATGATACGTATCGAAGGTAA
- the LOC125070237 gene encoding E3 SUMO-protein ligase PIAS3 isoform X3 — MVKTRSSARVVNAAQSEPAANGNSSEISSRVKAYENRQRSQKTTTTRNSQALSSGGPGSGNQGKDPLAPAIPGSRTMYQHPAVTGYNPQDSRSQSMPVTNPIYASSMYHGYSSAGGATLAPMPSPSPTAPLPPFPVHPDVKFKKLPFYDVLAELMKPSTMMPMQAGRMQEGTFIFHLTPQQATEIASGKDIVGTSNKLDYVIQAQLRFCLLETSCEQEDYFPPSVNVKVNNKMCPLPNPIPTNKPTPEPKRPPRPVNISSLVKLSPTVANTIHVTWAADFTRAYVLSVFMVRKLSSAELLQRLKNKGTKNPDYTRSLIKEKLSEDYDSEIATTSLRVSLMCPLGKMRMSCPCRPGNCPHLQCFDASLFLQMNERKPTWLCPVCDRPAPYDSLVVDGYFQEVLTSSRLASECNEIQLHADGNWSAHVPPARAPQPVQPTTEPVTLISDDLEVIPVDGSNNGAKRAAVGEGRTPKTAEVLVDLTSDSDDELPLKRKLPQPKLSPSSLEATIKTDDAYTTSSAEAVSSSGYRSPSGGAVISLDSPSPPAPASPQNAHSHVSVSHSAQAHLTHDASSPRSTVSNDHCTSNNTEDNDATPSHWAPYAESDRDSHDTYRRY; from the exons ATGGTTAAAACACGATCTTCAGCGAGGGTAGTCAATGCTGCCCAGAGTGAGCCCGCCGCAAATGGAAACTCTTCCGAAATTAGTTCGCGAGTAAAAGCCTATGAGAACAGGCAACGTTCGCAAAAGACCACCACAACTAG GAACAGTCAGGCGCTATCGTCTGGAGGGCCCGGAAGCGGCAATCAGGGCAAAGATCCGCTGGCACCGGCTATCCCGGGCTCTCGTACAATGTATCAGCATCCCGCAGTCACCGGGTACAACCCGCAGGATTCACGGTCACAGTCAATGCCAGTAACG AACCCGATATATGCGAGCAGCATGTACCACGGGTACAGCAGCGCCGGCGGGGCTACGCTGGCGCCCATGCCGTCCCCCTCGCCTACCGCGCCGCTGCCGCCCTTCCCCGTGCATCCAGATGTCAAGTTTAAGAA GTTACCATTTTATGATGTACTGGCGGAGTTAATGAAACCTTCAACGATGATGCCGATGCAGGCAGGTCGTATGCAAGAAGGCACCTTCATATTCCACCTCACACCTCAGCAAGCCACAGAGATCGCGTCAGGGAAAGACATTGTTGGAACTAGTAATAAGCTCGATTATGTTATACAG GCTCAGTTACGATTTTGTCTGCTAGAAACTTCCTGTGAACAAGAAGACTACTTCCCACCTAGTGTTAatgttaaagttaataataagatGTGTCCCTTACCA AATCCAATACCGACAAACAAGCCAACCCCGGAGCCAAAACGACCACCACGACCGGTTAACATCTCATCACTAGTGAAACTATCTCCTACAGTAGCAAATACAATACACGTGACATGGGCTGCAGACTTTACGCGAGCGTACGTGCTTAGCGTGTTCATGGTCAGGAAACTGTCGTCTGCAGAGTTGCTACAGAGGTTGAAGAACAAAGGCACTAAGAATCCTGACTACACACGTTCCTTGA ttaaagaaaaattatcagAAGATTATGACAGTGAAATAGCAACCACATCACTCAGAGTGTCACTTATGTGTCCTTTGGGCAAGATGCGTATGTCATGTCCGTGTCGGCCGGGTAACTGCCCACACTTGCAGTGCTTCGATGCCTCACTGTTCCTACAGATGAATGAGAGGAAACCCACATGGCTGTGTCCCGTGTGTGATAGGCCAGCACCTTATGACTCTTTGGTGGTTGATGG ATATTTCCAAGAAGTACTAACATCGTCACGGCTAGCGAGCGAGTGCAACGAGATTCAGTTGCACGCGGACGGCAACTGGTCCGCGCACGTCCCGCCTGCCAGGGCGCCGCAACCCGTACAACCCACTACCGAACCTGTTACCCTCATATCTGATGATCTCG AAGTAATACCAGTAGATGGTAGTAACAATGGAGCCAAAAGAGCCGCGGTTGGGGAAGGAAGAACACCTAAAACCGCCGAAGTACTAGTGGATCTCACTTCAGACTCAGATGATGAATTACCACTCAAAAGAAAATTGCCACAGCCAAAGCTATCTCCATCCTCTTTGGAAGCTACGATAAAAACTGATGATGCATACACAACATCTAGTG ccGAAGCAGTTTCGTCAAGTGGGTACAGATCGCCTAGTGGCGGTGCAGTAATATCTCTGGACAGTCCTTCTCCTCCCGCGCCCGCGTCTCCGCAGAACGCGCACTCTCACGTGAGCGTCTCACACAGCGCGCAAGCTCACCTCACGCACGACGCATCGTCACCGCGATCTACCGTCTCGAATGATcatt GTACAAGTAATAACACTGAAGATAATGACGCCACCCCATCACACTGGGCACCCTATGCCGAATCAGACAGGGACAGCCATGATACGTATCGAAG GTACTGA
- the LOC125070237 gene encoding E3 SUMO-protein ligase PIAS3 isoform X4, with translation MNRYYDYGNAISWNSQALSSGGPGSGNQGKDPLAPAIPGSRTMYQHPAVTGYNPQDSRSQSMPVTARQNPIYASSMYHGYSSAGGATLAPMPSPSPTAPLPPFPVHPDVKFKKLPFYDVLAELMKPSTMMPMQAGRMQEGTFIFHLTPQQATEIASGKDIVGTSNKLDYVIQAQLRFCLLETSCEQEDYFPPSVNVKVNNKMCPLPNPIPTNKPTPEPKRPPRPVNISSLVKLSPTVANTIHVTWAADFTRAYVLSVFMVRKLSSAELLQRLKNKGTKNPDYTRSLIKEKLSEDYDSEIATTSLRVSLMCPLGKMRMSCPCRPGNCPHLQCFDASLFLQMNERKPTWLCPVCDRPAPYDSLVVDGYFQEVLTSSRLASECNEIQLHADGNWSAHVPPARAPQPVQPTTEPVTLISDDLEVIPVDGSNNGAKRAAVGEGRTPKTAEVLVDLTSDSDDELPLKRKLPQPKLSPSSLEATIKTDDAYTTSSAEAVSSSGYRSPSGGAVISLDSPSPPAPASPQNAHSHVSVSHSAQAHLTHDASSPRSTVSNDHCTSNNTEDNDATPSHWAPYAESDRDSHDTYRRY, from the exons atgaatagatATTACGATTACGGTAACGCAATATCATG GAACAGTCAGGCGCTATCGTCTGGAGGGCCCGGAAGCGGCAATCAGGGCAAAGATCCGCTGGCACCGGCTATCCCGGGCTCTCGTACAATGTATCAGCATCCCGCAGTCACCGGGTACAACCCGCAGGATTCACGGTCACAGTCAATGCCAGTAACG GCTCGTCAGAACCCGATATATGCGAGCAGCATGTACCACGGGTACAGCAGCGCCGGCGGGGCTACGCTGGCGCCCATGCCGTCCCCCTCGCCTACCGCGCCGCTGCCGCCCTTCCCCGTGCATCCAGATGTCAAGTTTAAGAA GTTACCATTTTATGATGTACTGGCGGAGTTAATGAAACCTTCAACGATGATGCCGATGCAGGCAGGTCGTATGCAAGAAGGCACCTTCATATTCCACCTCACACCTCAGCAAGCCACAGAGATCGCGTCAGGGAAAGACATTGTTGGAACTAGTAATAAGCTCGATTATGTTATACAG GCTCAGTTACGATTTTGTCTGCTAGAAACTTCCTGTGAACAAGAAGACTACTTCCCACCTAGTGTTAatgttaaagttaataataagatGTGTCCCTTACCA AATCCAATACCGACAAACAAGCCAACCCCGGAGCCAAAACGACCACCACGACCGGTTAACATCTCATCACTAGTGAAACTATCTCCTACAGTAGCAAATACAATACACGTGACATGGGCTGCAGACTTTACGCGAGCGTACGTGCTTAGCGTGTTCATGGTCAGGAAACTGTCGTCTGCAGAGTTGCTACAGAGGTTGAAGAACAAAGGCACTAAGAATCCTGACTACACACGTTCCTTGA ttaaagaaaaattatcagAAGATTATGACAGTGAAATAGCAACCACATCACTCAGAGTGTCACTTATGTGTCCTTTGGGCAAGATGCGTATGTCATGTCCGTGTCGGCCGGGTAACTGCCCACACTTGCAGTGCTTCGATGCCTCACTGTTCCTACAGATGAATGAGAGGAAACCCACATGGCTGTGTCCCGTGTGTGATAGGCCAGCACCTTATGACTCTTTGGTGGTTGATGG ATATTTCCAAGAAGTACTAACATCGTCACGGCTAGCGAGCGAGTGCAACGAGATTCAGTTGCACGCGGACGGCAACTGGTCCGCGCACGTCCCGCCTGCCAGGGCGCCGCAACCCGTACAACCCACTACCGAACCTGTTACCCTCATATCTGATGATCTCG AAGTAATACCAGTAGATGGTAGTAACAATGGAGCCAAAAGAGCCGCGGTTGGGGAAGGAAGAACACCTAAAACCGCCGAAGTACTAGTGGATCTCACTTCAGACTCAGATGATGAATTACCACTCAAAAGAAAATTGCCACAGCCAAAGCTATCTCCATCCTCTTTGGAAGCTACGATAAAAACTGATGATGCATACACAACATCTAGTG ccGAAGCAGTTTCGTCAAGTGGGTACAGATCGCCTAGTGGCGGTGCAGTAATATCTCTGGACAGTCCTTCTCCTCCCGCGCCCGCGTCTCCGCAGAACGCGCACTCTCACGTGAGCGTCTCACACAGCGCGCAAGCTCACCTCACGCACGACGCATCGTCACCGCGATCTACCGTCTCGAATGATcatt GTACAAGTAATAACACTGAAGATAATGACGCCACCCCATCACACTGGGCACCCTATGCCGAATCAGACAGGGACAGCCATGATACGTATCGAAG GTACTGA